In a genomic window of Plectropomus leopardus isolate mb chromosome 6, YSFRI_Pleo_2.0, whole genome shotgun sequence:
- the LOC121944795 gene encoding TNF receptor-associated factor 2-like isoform X4 has protein sequence MNEGPSATKSSTSGDEGVLPEAGVCTNVNASPGQGPSGEHLGEMIQQLCKSLTNKLKQRPQTFAGPICTFLETYSKMNDSSLTSALYCLAHDEICPKYPMICEGCAKKKIPREKYVDHIKFCSKFKAPCRFHVVGCDTSVEKERIHDHERQCSYEHLNLLLHFIMGIKVSLESLQPQNLEVASHKLQELHQSLRDLEMKMSQLGGGGSVSVQGACAPTLATSFTPLPSAMGAALELQLQSEKSKVAELSRRCQELELKVNTFENIVCVLNREMERSCTTMEAYNRQHRLDQDKIEILNNKVRQLERTVSLRDLSIVEMEGKMREMSAATYDGIFVWKISDFTKKRQDAVAGRAPAMFSPAFYTSKYGYKMCLRIYLNGDGTGRGTHLSLFFVVMRGHSDALLKWPFNQKVTLMLLDQNNREHIIDAFRPDISSSSFQRPVSDMNIASGCPLFCPLSKLESKNSYIRDDTIFLKAIVDLTGL, from the exons ATGAATGAGGGTCCTTCAGCTACCAAATCTAGCACCTCAG GTGATGAAGGTGTTTTGCCAGAGGCAGGTGTCTGCACCAATGTCAATGCCAGTCCTGGACAAG GCCCATCTGGAGAGCACCTTGGGGAGATGATTCAGCAGCTCTGCAAAAGTCTCACAAATAAACTCAAACAACGCCCCCAAACCTTTGCAGGACCCATTTGCACCTTTCTGGAAACCTACAGCAAAATGAATGATAGCTCCCTCACATCAGCTTTGTATTGCTTG GCTCATGATGAAATCTGTCCAAAGTACCCGATGATTTGTGAAGGTTGTGCAAAGAAAAAGATCCCTAGGGAGAAG tatgTGGACCATATTAAGTTCTGCAGTAAATTTAAAGCACCATGCAGATTTCATGTTGTTGGCTGCGATACGTCT gtggagaaagagaggatcCACGACCACGAGCGGCAGTGTTCGTATGAACACCTCAACTTGCTCCTACATTTTATCATGGGTATCAAGGTGAGCCTGGAGAGCCTGCAGCCTCAGAACCTGGAAGTGGCCAGCCATAAGCTGCAAGAACTTCACCAGTCCCTCAGGGACCTGGAGATGAAGATGAGTCAGCTGGGTGGGGGCGGTTCAGTTTCCGTACAGGGTGCATGTGCCCCGACCCTGGCCACCTCTTTCACGCCACTGCCCAGTGCCATGGGTGCTGCCTTGGAGCTGCAGCTCCAGAGTGAAAAGTCAAAGGTGGCTGAGCTGAGCCGACGCTGCCAGGAGCTGGAGCTCAAAGTGAACACATTTGAGAACATTGTGTGCGTCCTCAACAGAGAGATGGAGCGCTCCTGCACCAccatggaggcatacaaccgccAACATCGACTGGACCAAGACAAGATTGAGATCCTTAACAACAAG GTTCGTCAGCTTGAGAGGACGGTGAGTCTGAGGGACCTGTCTATTGTGGAGATGGAGGGGAAAATGAGGGAAATGTCTGCAGCAACATATGATGGCATCTTTGTGTGGAAGATCTCAGATTTCACCAAGAAGAGGCAGGATGCGGTAGCTGGCAGAGCCCCTGCCATGTTCTCTCCTG CCTTTTATACCAGTAAATATGGCTACAAGATGTGCCTGAGGATCTACCTGAATGGTGATGGAACGGGCCGCGGCACCCACTTGTCTCTGTTCTTTGTGGTGATGAGAGGACACAGCGACGCACTCCTGAAGTGGCCTTTTAACCAGAAG GTCACCCTAATGCTGCTCGACCAGAACAACAGGGAGCACATCATCGATGCCTTCCGGCCCGACATCTCCTCCTCGTCCTTCCAGAGGCCTGTCAGCGATATGAACATCGCCAGTGGTTGCCCACTCTTCTGCCCGCTCTCCAAGCTGGAATCTAAGAACTCCTACATACGAGATGACACCATCTTCCTCAAGGCCATTGTAGACCTCACTGGGCTCTAG
- the LOC121944795 gene encoding TNF receptor-associated factor 2-like isoform X3, giving the protein MLHVCRVTGTLCKHQSAVLKQSGQHESFPHISTPQMRRLYSETGTGDEGVLPEAGVCTNVNASPGQGPSGEHLGEMIQQLCKSLTNKLKQRPQTFAGPICTFLETYSKMNDSSLTSALYCLAHDEICPKYPMICEGCAKKKIPREKYVDHIKFCSKFKAPCRFHVVGCDTSVEKERIHDHERQCSYEHLNLLLHFIMGIKVSLESLQPQNLEVASHKLQELHQSLRDLEMKMSQLGGGGSVSVQGACAPTLATSFTPLPSAMGAALELQLQSEKSKVAELSRRCQELELKVNTFENIVCVLNREMERSCTTMEAYNRQHRLDQDKIEILNNKVRQLERTVSLRDLSIVEMEGKMREMSAATYDGIFVWKISDFTKKRQDAVAGRAPAMFSPAFYTSKYGYKMCLRIYLNGDGTGRGTHLSLFFVVMRGHSDALLKWPFNQKVTLMLLDQNNREHIIDAFRPDISSSSFQRPVSDMNIASGCPLFCPLSKLESKNSYIRDDTIFLKAIVDLTGL; this is encoded by the exons ATGCTGCACGTGTGCAGAGTCACTGGTACACTATGCAAACATCAGAGTGCAGTTTTGAAGCAGTCTGGTCAGCATGAGAGCTTTCCACACATCAGCACACCTCAGATGAGAAGACTCTACAGTGAGACTGGAACTG GTGATGAAGGTGTTTTGCCAGAGGCAGGTGTCTGCACCAATGTCAATGCCAGTCCTGGACAAG GCCCATCTGGAGAGCACCTTGGGGAGATGATTCAGCAGCTCTGCAAAAGTCTCACAAATAAACTCAAACAACGCCCCCAAACCTTTGCAGGACCCATTTGCACCTTTCTGGAAACCTACAGCAAAATGAATGATAGCTCCCTCACATCAGCTTTGTATTGCTTG GCTCATGATGAAATCTGTCCAAAGTACCCGATGATTTGTGAAGGTTGTGCAAAGAAAAAGATCCCTAGGGAGAAG tatgTGGACCATATTAAGTTCTGCAGTAAATTTAAAGCACCATGCAGATTTCATGTTGTTGGCTGCGATACGTCT gtggagaaagagaggatcCACGACCACGAGCGGCAGTGTTCGTATGAACACCTCAACTTGCTCCTACATTTTATCATGGGTATCAAGGTGAGCCTGGAGAGCCTGCAGCCTCAGAACCTGGAAGTGGCCAGCCATAAGCTGCAAGAACTTCACCAGTCCCTCAGGGACCTGGAGATGAAGATGAGTCAGCTGGGTGGGGGCGGTTCAGTTTCCGTACAGGGTGCATGTGCCCCGACCCTGGCCACCTCTTTCACGCCACTGCCCAGTGCCATGGGTGCTGCCTTGGAGCTGCAGCTCCAGAGTGAAAAGTCAAAGGTGGCTGAGCTGAGCCGACGCTGCCAGGAGCTGGAGCTCAAAGTGAACACATTTGAGAACATTGTGTGCGTCCTCAACAGAGAGATGGAGCGCTCCTGCACCAccatggaggcatacaaccgccAACATCGACTGGACCAAGACAAGATTGAGATCCTTAACAACAAG GTTCGTCAGCTTGAGAGGACGGTGAGTCTGAGGGACCTGTCTATTGTGGAGATGGAGGGGAAAATGAGGGAAATGTCTGCAGCAACATATGATGGCATCTTTGTGTGGAAGATCTCAGATTTCACCAAGAAGAGGCAGGATGCGGTAGCTGGCAGAGCCCCTGCCATGTTCTCTCCTG CCTTTTATACCAGTAAATATGGCTACAAGATGTGCCTGAGGATCTACCTGAATGGTGATGGAACGGGCCGCGGCACCCACTTGTCTCTGTTCTTTGTGGTGATGAGAGGACACAGCGACGCACTCCTGAAGTGGCCTTTTAACCAGAAG GTCACCCTAATGCTGCTCGACCAGAACAACAGGGAGCACATCATCGATGCCTTCCGGCCCGACATCTCCTCCTCGTCCTTCCAGAGGCCTGTCAGCGATATGAACATCGCCAGTGGTTGCCCACTCTTCTGCCCGCTCTCCAAGCTGGAATCTAAGAACTCCTACATACGAGATGACACCATCTTCCTCAAGGCCATTGTAGACCTCACTGGGCTCTAG